The sequence CTGCTGGTGAAGATAGAGACTGCTTTGCAGAAATAGTATGCCTTGAATACTTTTCAttccagttttatttataaaatgtgtgtgAAAATTATTGGAACGATTagtttgctatttaaaaatatggtcACATTGAATCATACAAAGAattctatctatctgtctattatctatctatctatctatctatctatctatctatctatctatgatcTATCTAGAATCTTCATCAGGACTTCTGAATGTAACTGGTTTTCCAGAGATAAGTGGGTCTAATTCCCTTAGTTTTCTACAAAGACTGCTTAAACAGAAGTCAGGAAACTTATCCTTATTACCCCTGAGAGAAATGGTGCATGAAGGAAGGACAGGTAgaatgaaaaggagagaaaaggaaaatagccaggaaagaagagagagatttaAAACGATTTAAGAATATGTGGTAAGAATGATGGAAGGCTGTATTAACTGTCTCATTGATGTTCAGACACAAATTTTATTCCTCATTCTTAAAGAACTGAATAAGATAAACTGCAAGAAGTTATCATTTTCTGGAAATTTCCTATATCCTTATGTATAAATATCTTATAACATTCTTAGGTaagttttttttcatttacatgaTGTTTGCAATTGTGCCTCTTAACAAATGCACCTATAGTTCAGTAACAGCAATTCTGACACAGCTCAAATTAAAGATTTGTTATTATTTCAGCAAGCAAAGTAGATATCCATCATAAGATTTTTGGTAATTTAGACTGAATGATTTACTTTAGAACTATGTTTAACTCCCCTCCCGCCCCACCAAAAGAACATTTTAATGGCATTATATTGCTTTCAATAAACCTTTTGGAGGTAAGGAAAAGATATCCTTAATCTCTGTCCCTAGAAAGTGAGCTCACTGACCTAGTCTCCTGGGTATTAAAGAAGGCTGAATGTACACATCATACAAATCTGGTCAGAGAGAAAAATTCAGTGATTTGGGATTACTCAATTACAAAGGAGTGGGTGTCACTGTAGGTATTGAAAGAGGGATCATGATTATTCCATTAACTCTAACCATTATGTTTGGAAAAATGTATCAaggcaaagaaaagaataagCAGAAACTTCAGTTTGTTGTTTCAGAATTGTTGactttaaaagaacacaaatacattaaacaaacaaacatggaaCCAAAGAAAACTTTCAACACCCTTAAGCCATCTGTCCCAGGGTATTTGTATTATGATTCAGGACTTACTCCTATAGTGATTTTCATTCTTAGGTTAAAATTTAAATGAGTATCATCCCCTCCCCTTAGTTTATTCTTATAAAGATACCAAACTCAGCCCTCTACACAGTGTAGGAACACAGTGGTCATTGAGAAGTCAGCTCCCTGCAGATGTAAGCACCCTTTCTTACCGTGGTTCTTCTTTCAGCACCAGGCACCTAACACAATACTTTGCAAGCAATATAGACTCTTGTGTGAGTAATGttagaaattgttttatattttaagttaaaacaaAACTGCTTATCATTCTGACCCTCAGGTTCTTGCTTTACCTCCTGAACCCTCAGCAGATAGTTCTAATCCGCATTCTTCCAGATGACTGTGCTTCAACCATTTGAAGGCAGTGGTCCTTTATTTTCATGTTAAATCCACTCATGTAGATAAGGTATCCCtatttcctttcatctttccCTATAAGGGAATTTTCCAAATTGTCACTGTCTCCATCCAGAGAACAACTCATTGAGCAAGCAGGACTCTCGGTAATAGAACTGCCATGTACTTTAAACCTATGAATTTATTAATAAAACCTACAATagcattttgttttcaaagatCTTCATTACAGTGATTTATTTTAAGCCCCAAATTAAATATCTCTACTTATTTGTCACAAGCCCCACTCTTAGACTGCTTTTTCCCACTGTGACTTTTCTGTGGCCTAAATTTAGAGCTGTATATTCTTCCATGCATTTCTCTCTAATTTCATCTATTTTGTTTTAGTCTATCATTTCAAGCTGTTTGTTTAGTGATGGCAAGTCTGCAATTTACTTCCTACAACGTTTTACAGTAAAAATTGCAACCTCCCTGTGAATTAGCAGTAGGAGATCATTATCCTTGATTTCTTTGGCCCTTTATAGAGATTAGTGCACTGTTGGTAACAGCAAGTGtcaggaaacatgaaaaaaatatgatttaattatTGAAACTGTttggataaaaatgaaaagtttcttGTACAATGTCATAATTGAATCCATTGATGTCCATAAATGTAATTAAGAATTTTTGAGTTTTGAAGTCTTTTTCACTTTTATGAGATTTTGGAAGAAttattatttctcattatttttacaAGTCTTGCTGGTCTGATGCCAAAAATTGAATTGTATACTGTAGAATCATGGATGGCTCTGCTGGATTCTGACTCATGCCCTAAATTAAGAAATGGCTCTGAATGTTGTCTCAAGGGTAAGTTTTGCTTCTGCATTTGAGCTACAAATTAAGAGACAGATTTTGAAAAAGATGTTGGGCCTTGAAGAACATTTTCAAGGACAAAAGGGTGAAAAGACAAGTGTTGTTATTAGATCAGAAATGAGATGTAAATGCTAGACTACAAACAATTTGTCTTTCACAGAGAAAACAActacaaacaaacacaaaaggccACTAAACAACCTTTTGGATTCAACCAGACTCCAGAAAAATGTTGCacattttggttgtttgtttttttccatatcTCACTTTCagcattaaatatatacatattttattgacCTGATTTTAGTCTTGCTAAttaaagcattttacaaaatgtcTTGATTTAGGTTCCTCAGCTTTTGTCTGATGTTTCAAAAGCTATTATGTGAGAGCAGAGGTTTTACACAGTGTTACTGGACTCAAGCATCTGTGTTTAAATCCTTTCTTCAAAGCCCACCAATTGAGACTTTGAGCAGGTTAAGCTCATccctgaacttcagttttctctatGTAAGATGGGGTTTTCTGTAGGTATAAAAGCAAATAATACATACAAAGCACACAACAAAGTATCTCTTACATAGCAAGTATTAGCAAATTGcatccttcctttttaaatttaagcaTCCTCCAACATTCTTCTGATACTTTACCTCACTACAGATGAATACAAGAGATTAGTTTTCAAAGACTTGTTGAAAACTGTTAGCAGTGTTACTGTAATACCAGTGAAGACTCAGTCTAGTACCCAGTtgaattttgttattgttgtttgtttgtttgcttttgtttcttagTGACATGAAGAAAATTAATCTGAACCCTTTAAAAGTTAGGAGAATTTCTTATCTGATCCAGAGGTTCATTAATATTGAAATGAATtagatactattttaaaataattgatagaAGAAAAAGGTCTTCTCTCTGCAGGGAGGAAAACAATAGAATCAATGAAAGGGAGCCATAAAGTGCTGTGCCTAGTGATTGTCGGTATGAGCCAATCACAGGTGGGAATCTCTTTGGGTAATAGAAATGACTGACTTCTTGACATCATTTAGTAGAATAAAGAGGAGGAAGAACTGCCTACTAGGGTTTTAGACCATTGGGTAGAAACCTAGAAATAGAAGTGCCATTGATTGCCTTCAGAATGATACTTCTAAGAAATAGGTAAGAGTAAGCTAAAAGTTACATCTTTCTGAGTCTTAATCCAATCAGACTGTAACTGATGACAGAAGCTACTCAGTTGCGACTACATGAGTTCTaagattaattttcaaaaaactgCTCTCCTTCTCCTAATGGTTTTCATCACCATAAATGCTTTTTCTTCCCTAGATTTTCTCTCCATATTCCAGAAATAGGAACAGGTAGCAGTATGTGGGCTCTGACCTCAAACCACGCAGGCTTGCCCACTCCAGCTTCCCAGAAGAAAGTACCTGTCTTTGACAAAGAAGTCAATGAAGGTCACTTTAGAACCCCAAACTTTCCTGTTCTGAAACAACGTGACTCATGCAAGACACAGAAGGACTGCACTAGATTACCATGGGTGTGCTCTTAGTCATTGCTGAGGTTCCCCATGGAAGAAAAATTATGTCAGTCACCTCAGCTGCTAGGGAGATTTGAATCCTTTCTGGGTCCTTTCCCTTCTTCATGATGGTCCTCAGTGTGCTCTTGCTCAAGTCACCTTTTCTCAACACAAACCTCTCAGGGGCCAATTTAATAAATTCATTCTCAATTACCAATAAAACTCTGGGGTAGAAGATACATTTATACATCATCAAATTCTTATTAAATTTAAATCATTGAGTGACATGAACAGGCTGAGAATATTTTTCAAGACTAATGATCTCCCTGTCACCAGAGACACTTCTGAAAAGGCAGCTCTCCTGAAGTGTTAGGGTCCATCCTACAATTTACATAAATAGAGGTTGTTTCCTTTGGTCTTTAAAGGACTCCTGTGCTATATCAATTATATAACCTGTTAGGGAATTAAATAGTACCCTGCTGGGGAATGAGTCTACTCTGCTCTCTAGCATTTTAGTGTActgatttatttatcattttaacccaAATAAATAGTACTTCTTAACTTTTCTGAgtcatgggcttttttttttttttgccagaatcTGGTGgaaaattatagatttttttcttcagaaaaatgcacataGATAATTTTGTAATGAATTTCACATTGTCATTGGACTCTCTCAAGTATATCCATGAGCTTCAAAAGAAACACAGCCTCCGCTATTTCAAAGGCATGAAAAACTTGTGTCTAGGACAGGTAGTTCTGACAAGTTTTTCTCATAGGAAACAAAGGGCTGATGTTCACCCAGACAATGGTGCTGGCTGTTCAATGTCAACACCCATTTTAACTGCAGAGCATCCATTCTGATAGTTCTGTGCCTGTGCCTTTCTATTTTTAGGTGTGTTTAATTTTGTCTTTGCATACAGGAAACATGGATGAACATGACCAGGGAGAGAGTAAAAGGATGAAAGAACAAGGTGCCTACCATGGAGGATGCAAAAGAAATTTTTCCCCAAGGACTGTAGTCCCAGGTTAGGCAT is a genomic window of Macaca mulatta isolate MMU2019108-1 chromosome 5, T2T-MMU8v2.0, whole genome shotgun sequence containing:
- the LOC144340862 gene encoding uncharacterized protein LOC144340862 isoform X2, with protein sequence MPKIELYTVESWMALLDSDSCPKLRNGSECCLKGNMDEHDQGESKRMKEQGAYHGGCKRNFSPRTVVPDIESHYAGQTGLKLLDSSNPPICLNFPKCWNYRLRTNNMRSVFLSNLSQVELQVIRTLGCQSN
- the LOC144340862 gene encoding uncharacterized protein LOC144340862 isoform X1, producing the protein MPKIELYTVESWMALLDSDSCPKLRNGSECCLKGNMDEHDQGESKRMKEQGAYHGGCKRNFSPRTVVPDIESHYAGQTGLKLLDSSNPPICLNFPKCWNYRLRTNNMRSVFLSNFRSQVELQVIRTLGCQSN